agagaaaaataaaatgagggTTATTAGGTTTAAGGTTTTGATTTCGACCTGATAGAATGAATTATAaatgtgtatatgtatattttttttacttgggCTGGGTTTGGCCGGTTCGGTTTGGGTTCATTGGGTTAGAAAACCCCTAGGCCGAAATCAACCCAATAGGAGCGGGTTGGATCTTTCTCAACCCATACGTATTTCGGCCCATAAAAAAATGGCCATGTTTCGACCCATTTCGGGTTGAGTTGGCCCATTTCCAACCCATGCTCACCCCTAGTTCAAAGGACATTTTTAAGgaccttaaaagtttaggggcaTCATTTGGTACATGTAAAAGTTCaggacaaaaatcctaattagccttcaTTTAGAgtgtgtttggaagtaactgtgtaattactactaGGATAATTACTAGGGTAGTAATTACAATATATTGTAAAATGCAATGTATGTTTGGATATGAGCTGGTAATTgcatatgaattcctaatatcttgtttggcaaaatagttagtaattatataggaaaataatatttttagtaattacacagtaattacattcaattctcatgaGGGGCCATGATAATTGAAGAGTGTAATTGTAACTCttcaattacttccaattatATACAGTATAATTACATAGTCAAACAAACATACTAAATTGTATAATTACCTGAAATTACACACAAATTCAATTACATTGTCCTTAATTAAAATTAGGGAGTGTTAGTTTAAATTCAAATAGCGTTTGAAAATCGTAGCTGCTCTGAAGTCTGAACTCAAAGATGGCTTCTCCAATGGCTTATTCTGGTCTGGAGGACAAGGATCTCGACGACGCCGCGTTGTGGGCTGTAATTGACTCAGCCGTGGCCGCCTCGGCTTCCTCCAAATCTCGCAAGCCTATCGCTATCAAATATCCTAGTCTTAATCCCAATTTTCGTTCAAACGCATCTCCTCCATTAATGCTCACCAAGACCACTGCAAACCCTTACTGCACTAAACCTGCTTCCAAGTCCAAGTTCTGCACTGAGGGTGAGGTATTGGAGGAGGAACCTTGGGTTTTCTGCCCGCCGAGGAAGATCCAGAGGACCTGCTCTTCCGAAGTTAGCGAGACAAGCCCTCTCGCCGTAGTTAGGAATGTGCAGCGCACGCCTACCACGACAGCCTATTCCACTCCGGAAAAGTATATGTCGCCGGAGATCGGAAGGTTCACTTCCTCAGAATGTTCACCCGGTATTAGTGGGAGGAGTCAAGACAGGGAGTGTTCAGGGCAGCACAGCTTGTCCGGCATGTTTCCGTCCGTTTCATTATTTAAGGAGTACCAAAACGCGGCTATGGCGGTAACGTCTTCTACACATTTTGTGcatagctttattattattattaatattattgttgttgttgtttttttttttttttttttttttttttttttctatcaaaGGAAGCGATTATTGAAGTTGTGGGTTTTTGTAAATGCATTCCCTGAGAACTGCTTGAATTCTAGCAGTGCATTGTGTCTTGcacattt
This region of Cannabis sativa cultivar Pink pepper isolate KNU-18-1 chromosome 7, ASM2916894v1, whole genome shotgun sequence genomic DNA includes:
- the LOC115697971 gene encoding uncharacterized protein LOC115697971 isoform X2; this encodes MASPMAYSGLEDKDLDDAALWAVIDSAVAASASSKSRKPIAIKYPSLNPNFRSNASPPLMLTKTTANPYCTKPASKSKFCTEGEVLEEEPWVFCPPRKIQRTCSSEVSETSPLAVVRNVQRTPTTTAYSTPEKYMSPEIGRFTSSECSPGISGRSQDRECSGQHSLSGMFPSVSLFKEYQNAAMAILEKTDYTMISGNPFIKKTGWRKISFYFNLSYEIKDKTIEFDENRNVQRAEFVVRAFMQGGRFSDGWGSCERREKRFLKPNHDIPSTAETRAKNKACQLIGPLLGLDYISRQK
- the LOC115697971 gene encoding uncharacterized protein LOC115697971 isoform X1 codes for the protein MASPMAYSGLEDKDLDDAALWAVIDSAVAASASSKSRKPIAIKYPSLNPNFRSNASPPLMLTKTTANPYCTKPASKSKFCTEGEVLEEEPWVFCPPRKIQRTCSSEVSETSPLAVVRNVQRTPTTTAYSTPEKYMSPEIGRFTSSECSPGISGRSQDRECSGQHSLSGMFPSVSLFKEYQNAAMAILEKTDYTMISGNPFIKKTGWRKISFYFNLSYEIKDKTIEFDENRNVQRAEFVVRAFMQGGRFSDGWGSCERREKRFLKPNHDIPSTAETRAKNKACQDLLGIGEYRPGAGQVNR